A single region of the Saprospiraceae bacterium genome encodes:
- a CDS encoding four helix bundle protein yields the protein MLEKTYNFEDRLVQFAGETILFCESLPKDNIGKYYFDQMMRSTGGAALNFGEAQGANTTKDFIHKMSIVLKELKETRISLKILAYVNYGDTQKRSILLSEGDELSAISAKMILNKK from the coding sequence ATGCTCGAAAAAACGTACAACTTTGAAGATCGATTAGTCCAATTTGCGGGGGAAACTATCTTATTCTGTGAATCACTTCCTAAGGATAATATTGGAAAATACTATTTTGACCAAATGATGCGCTCCACAGGAGGAGCTGCATTGAATTTCGGAGAAGCCCAAGGAGCCAATACGACCAAGGATTTTATTCATAAAATGTCTATCGTCTTAAAAGAATTAAAAGAAACAAGGATTTCTTTGAAAATATTGGCTTATGTAAATTATGGTGACACCCAAAAAAGAAGCATATTACTTTCAGAAGGGGATGAACTTTCTGCCATAAGTGCTAAAATGATTCTGAATAAAAAATGA
- a CDS encoding Gfo/Idh/MocA family oxidoreductase, which translates to MQKNAIINFAIIGTGAVAIHHVKSIQELPNARLVAVCSSSPERALLAKEKFGVPAYSDYHELLAKEDIQVVCICTASGDHLEPTLAAAAAGKHILTEKPLEVSLERADQMIRACKEAGVKLGCIFQNRFNPDFQQLEQAVKAGELGELILGNAYIKWFRSSEYYASSDWRGTLAGDGGAALINQGIHTIDLLQSIMGAVESIYGKVRTTKHAIEGEDLGVAMLTFKNGALGTIEGSTAIYPGYPERLEIYGKKGTVILEGGKISTWDIVGKSSPLLAKKDGPASGAADPNAIGHQAHKAQIKDMIEAIAEDRSPIIDGEDARKALAIIQGIYQSSKTGQVIRL; encoded by the coding sequence ATGCAAAAGAACGCCATCATCAACTTCGCAATCATCGGCACCGGTGCCGTCGCCATACACCATGTTAAAAGTATCCAGGAATTGCCCAATGCTCGTTTGGTAGCCGTTTGCAGTTCTTCACCAGAAAGAGCACTCCTCGCCAAAGAAAAATTTGGTGTCCCTGCTTATTCCGATTACCACGAGTTATTAGCAAAAGAAGATATTCAGGTGGTATGCATTTGTACAGCAAGTGGCGATCACCTCGAACCTACCTTAGCCGCCGCGGCCGCAGGAAAACATATCCTGACGGAAAAACCCCTGGAAGTAAGCCTTGAACGTGCCGATCAAATGATAAGGGCCTGTAAAGAAGCAGGTGTAAAACTAGGATGTATCTTCCAAAATCGTTTTAACCCGGACTTCCAACAATTGGAGCAGGCGGTGAAAGCAGGCGAATTAGGCGAGCTAATCCTCGGCAATGCCTATATCAAATGGTTTCGAAGTAGCGAGTATTACGCTTCAAGTGACTGGAGGGGCACCCTGGCAGGTGATGGCGGAGCAGCGCTCATTAACCAGGGCATTCATACCATAGATTTGCTCCAATCCATTATGGGCGCCGTCGAAAGTATCTATGGCAAAGTCCGAACGACCAAACACGCCATCGAAGGAGAAGACCTGGGTGTCGCTATGCTTACGTTCAAAAATGGCGCGCTCGGAACCATCGAAGGCAGCACAGCTATCTACCCCGGCTACCCGGAACGGCTCGAAATTTATGGCAAAAAAGGAACGGTCATTCTGGAAGGGGGAAAAATAAGCACCTGGGATATAGTAGGTAAGTCATCCCCTTTACTAGCCAAAAAAGACGGGCCAGCCTCCGGTGCGGCAGATCCCAACGCCATTGGACACCAGGCACACAAAGCCCAGATTAAGGATATGATAGAAGCAATTGCTGAAGATAGGTCTCCTATTATTGATGGGGAAGATGCGCGCAAAGCCCTGGCAATTATTCAGGGAATTTACCAGTCGTCAAAAACGGGGCAAGTGATTAGGCTCTGA
- a CDS encoding VOC family protein: MEGIQLQFLDHVAIRVKDLEHSAKWYEEVLGLKRYTFAEWGPFPIFMLSGKTGVALFPVKTPNPQTLGSKDWLKIDHFAFNVDRTNFEKAQQRYEEMGLVYDFQDHVFFHSIYTLDPDGHKVELTTIVVDESVFYGASV; this comes from the coding sequence ATGGAGGGTATTCAATTACAATTTTTAGACCATGTTGCCATCCGGGTAAAAGACCTGGAGCACTCCGCCAAGTGGTATGAGGAGGTTTTGGGATTGAAGCGCTATACTTTTGCAGAATGGGGCCCCTTTCCAATATTTATGCTATCGGGCAAGACGGGCGTTGCGCTATTTCCTGTCAAAACACCTAATCCTCAAACGTTGGGAAGCAAGGATTGGCTAAAAATTGACCATTTCGCTTTTAATGTAGATCGGACGAACTTTGAAAAAGCCCAACAGCGTTATGAAGAAATGGGACTTGTTTATGATTTTCAAGACCATGTCTTTTTTCACTCTATTTATACTTTAGACCCAGATGGGCACAAGGTAGAATTAACGACCATAGTGGTGGATGAATCTGTTTTTTATGGGGCATCGGTATAG